From the genome of Phoenix dactylifera cultivar Barhee BC4 chromosome 5, palm_55x_up_171113_PBpolish2nd_filt_p, whole genome shotgun sequence:
ATATCTCCTTTGCAAACTCTGGGTCCACTAGAAGATTTGGTAGTTCTGGATTCCGATCGTAGGCCTTCTTGATCCGATCCAAGAAGATTGCACGTATGATACACCCACCTTTCCATATCCTTGCAAGCTCACCCAACTTGAGGCCCCATCCTTTCTCCATGCTCTTAGCTCTTATCAAGTTCATCCCTTGTGCATAGCTGCAGATCTTTGAAGCGTAAAGAGCTTGCCTCACATCCTCGATCAATTTCGCCTTATCTATTGGCTGACTGCTCAAGATGTCACTGAAGCCACCTGACTTGAAAACTTTGGCAGCTTCAACCCTTTCTTCCTTCAATCCACTAAGGAACCTTGAATCCAAAGATGCTGCAATTGTTGGAGCAGCAACTGATAAATCAGCTGCCTGTTGAACAGTCCATTTACCAGTACCCTTCATTCCGGTCTTGTCTAAGACCTTGTCTACCAGATAACCTTCACCCTTGTCATCCTTGATTCCAAAAATGTCTGCTGTGATCTCAATCAAAAAGCTAAGAAGCTCTCCCTTATTCCATTTGGAGAACACCTGCTGTAACTCATCATTTGAAAGCTTGCCTACAGATTTCAATACATCATAAGCTTCAGCAATCAGCTGCATGTCTCCATACTCAATTCCATTATGGATCATCTTCACAAAATTGCCTGAACCACCTTTGCCTATGTATGTAACACAGGGGCCACTGTCCGGAACCTGGGCTGCCACTTTGAGAAGAATGTCTTCTATGTTTTTGTAGGCCTCATATGACCCTCCAGGCATCAATGAAGGTCCATGCCTTGCACCCTCCTCCCCGCCAGAAACTCCCATCCCGAGATACAGAAGACCAAGTTCAGACATGGCTTTCTCTCGCCTCTCTGTGTTCTCATACCACTCGTTGCCACCATCAATTATACAGTCACCCTTCTCCATGTGAGCTGAGAGCGTTGCTATGGTCTGGTCAACAGGTGCACCAGCTTTCACAAGCATGATGATGACACAGGGCTTTTGGATTGATTTGACAAACGATGCAGGATCATGGAAACCGTAAACTGGAAGATTTCCTTCACGTTTGGCACGTTCAACAGTCTCATCAACCTTTGAAGTGGTGCGGTTGTACACTGAAATGGGGAACCCTTTCTCAGCAATGTTTAGGGCTAGGTTTTGGCCCATGACAGCCAGACCAGCAAGGCCAATTCTTGTGAGAGCCATCTTTCACCTGATGTAAGTGGATTATGAGGACAAGGATTTACAAGAATGTCATTAATCAATGTGAATCAAAAACGAAACCATACACATATCAACAACAGCATTCTAGGATAAGATTGAGAAAATTATAACCAATGAAAACTCatataaaaactttttaaaaaaaagcgcTTCTAGTGCTACTATAATGACATAAGTGAGGATCTTACAGCAAATCCAACCAAGAATTACAACCCAAAAATGAATAATGAAACTAATTGACAATATATGTCTGCATAACATGTTTAATTTACTGTTTTTGACTGCATAAGAATACCAGTAGGATCAATCCCCACATTATCCGATATACAGCATATAACAATTAGAATGTTAGATGATatgaacagaaggaaaaaaagcccATGATCCATCAAAACTCAACCACCAAAGACCGAAAAAAGAAGACAGACCTCCAATCTAGGATGGAGGTTCTAAAACGTCTGGCATGACCTCAAGATCCAGGCAGATATACATGTAAACTGAGAAATTGATTTATGATCAAAGGGTAATAAGATGAGGGGGAAAAAAGATAGCACGAGAAAGTATCGTTTGCATTTTGTGAGCTGAAACTCCAATAAGAAATTATGAGTTCAAAAAATCTTATTCTAGTTTGATGAACCTCAACATGGAACGCCAAAAAGATTTGTGATGCATCCTTCTCTAGGAAGGAATATGTTTCAAAGGATGGTTCCCCAAAAGTAAGAGGTGGACTTCTCTTTCAACACAATTCAGCATATAATCCCACATAAACAGCACATCTTTGATGGCTTATCAAATAAATCGACAACTATTACAATTCAAAGCCTTTCACATCCAGGAAGCACTTTAGCTAAGTTCTAGACAGATATCTGATCCTGTCTAagtcctttttcttctccaGAAAATGCACTTTCTCTTATCAAAATCCACTTTTCTTAAATTAAAAACCCAATAATCAAGATTCTAATGCAAAAAGAAATCTTACTACGAGTAGCTTACTtcataagagagagagacaaataGGAAAAGTGAAATATCCTTGAAAAGGTGATAGTAATGAAGATCTTATAATCAGGATAGAGTTTCAAATGATATACTTGAATAAGTGGAAAAGACTGATCTTTCAAACAGGATCCAAGCATCAAAATGTCACATAACTGGCAGAAGCTTGATTTCAAACAGGATCCAAGCATCAAATCCCCACCTTTCTATCCTATACCCATCCCATCCCTTGCCCCACCTCTTGGGGGCTAACTCTAACCGGAATTGAACCCCTGCCCCGTTGCCTGCAAGGGGTGATTCCATTCGAGAAAGCTCTCAGTGGTTTATAATATTTTCATTCTAGATCACAAAGTTGTTTTCCTTTATAAGTTTCAGAAAGATCACAAAGTCAGAAATTTGTCATCTGGAATGAAATATTATGTCGTCTGAAACTTGTTCCGACTACCTCAGCAAAATTTGATCTTTTGTTTTTACCACATCTTACTATGAGAAAAACCACCAAAATTCATGATTATTCTTTTAAAAAAGAGAACATCCACATGGAAGTTCTACCTCCTTAGTCTCCATTTTCACCactaaaaaagaaaatccaCATGCAGCACCTGAATTGAATAAAAAGCAGCTACAAACCAGAATCATTAATTAGAGAGGAGAGCCGTTCAAAGAAACCAGTTAACAAGTACCAAACAGATAACAGATGGATCTATCTAATACAAAGAAAAAATCCCTAAAAAAAATACTATGAAATAAAACCCAGCATAACCCATCATCCAGCCTCTCACATGAACAGCACAACCTTGCCCGAAACTCATGAAGGAAACCCCACaaacatgaagaagatcaaaactTTACCCTCCAGAAAACAAATAATTGCGATCCTCAACAAAATCCTCCTTTCAAATACCAAAATTGGAACTTCTCTCCAAGACCCCTCAGTAAAAACCAATTAAGCTCATGAATTCAGACAAAAAGCAAAAATCGTAGATCTACAAACATGTAGACGCAAGCAACATGTGATCATGCGCAGAGAAATTCAGAAAAAATAAGCCTAAATCAGAAGGGAAGAGATTCCGAACCCGAGATTTTTCTCTCGCACAAATCCCGTTAGGTAtgagatattttttttctcctttttcttttctccggAGCAGTATATATAGAGCTTTGATCATGTTTAATTTGTCTTTTTAAGGCAAGTCAAAAtggcaaataatatttttctaatGCATTTGATTACAATAATGCTGTGGGTAGGTGGACCAGGGTTCCGGTCACCGTAGGTAAAGCAAACAACGGGGAAATCGGGGTGCAACTCGAACGGGGTTTATCCAAACAGAAGCCGACTCTTTCCAACCCGATTCCTTTTTCGCAGTGGCCTCTCAGGTCCCAACCCTGTGcgattcggatccgacccgtaATTATACAATCGCATGGCATGACTGTGGTGTAGAGATTTAGTACTGGAGTCGTATTATAATCGCATGGCATCACATTCCTATTCAGGAAAGGAGTAAAATGTTATCGCATGATGTCGAGCAACGTCTTCTTTCGTACGTAGTTACTTCTTCTACTCCTATTCCTACCAAGATTAACAAGCATGAACACACTCCTGGTAGGGTTAGGACTTCAATCTATATAAACACCTCCAATCCTGTCCATCAGATAACGTATTcacagagaaaaagagagagagaatgtcGTCGACGAGCACCATGGCGGCGAGACCCAAGAAGATGATAAGGCTGAGGAGCATGGACGGTAGAGATTTCGTTGTGGAAGCGAAAGCGGCCATGTCGTCGGAGGCCATCAAGAGGATGATGGAGGACGGGCACTCCCCCCTCTGCATTCCAGTCGCCGGCGTGAAAGCCCACACGCTGGCGAAGGTGGCGGAGTACTGGACCACCCACCCAACCGCCACCTTGAAGGGGTCAGACCGCAAAGGCGACGACGGCGATGCGCTGAGGGAGATCGCCAAGTGGGAGGAGAATTGAAGTTCGTCAGCATCGACCTCGAGGCTTTGTTCGAGC
Proteins encoded in this window:
- the LOC103717122 gene encoding 6-phosphogluconate dehydrogenase, decarboxylating 1-like, whose translation is MALTRIGLAGLAVMGQNLALNIAEKGFPISVYNRTTSKVDETVERAKREGNLPVYGFHDPASFVKSIQKPCVIIMLVKAGAPVDQTIATLSAHMEKGDCIIDGGNEWYENTERREKAMSELGLLYLGMGVSGGEEGARHGPSLMPGGSYEAYKNIEDILLKVAAQVPDSGPCVTYIGKGGSGNFVKMIHNGIEYGDMQLIAEAYDVLKSVGKLSNDELQQVFSKWNKGELLSFLIEITADIFGIKDDKGEGYLVDKVLDKTGMKGTGKWTVQQAADLSVAAPTIAASLDSRFLSGLKEERVEAAKVFKSGGFSDILSSQPIDKAKLIEDVRQALYASKICSYAQGMNLIRAKSMEKGWGLKLGELARIWKGGCIIRAIFLDRIKKAYDRNPELPNLLVDPEFAKEILDRQSAWRRVICLAINAGISTPGMSASLAYFDTYRRERVPANLVQAQRDYFGAHTYERIDMPGSFHTEWFKIAKQSKIGGYL